The genomic window AgttataatttatacatatttgattattttttgatATCTTGAGTGAACTAATAACGGTTTCTTGAAATTGTTTTGCCTAAATGTTGCAAAAGGCCTTAAACTAGACCGgatgaatatataatatagatatcgtataaaagttttgtttgtattttgcttaattcatttattatattaacGTTCTATGAACATTCAGTGTCATTTATGGTCGGTCTCCCAAGTGTGACGGTGTGTGAATGTCGTATAAAAGTGAAGGTTAATATCACACAAAAGGCTAGACAGATTACATGATGTCAACATGGGTGTTTAATTTGCGAAGTAGTATGACATAGAGGCCATATATGTCTGCATTGGAGCGTGCATTCTAATAACCAAGACATGGTTCACTGACGTCAAACAATAGGCCTTATCAGGATCGgctgaaaacaaataaattaattaataagtaaataacataattaataattaaagtGAAATAATAATTAACGACCTTTCATACATATCCTgatcaaaatatatacataagtaataaaaattacataatttcCGCATTTTGGCAATCATGGTCACATATACGCGTGCATTCCTGCACAGTTAAATATAGCTATATCTTAAAGAAAATCTTAGTAAACACCATAAACCGATAATTCTTAGTCATTACATTGAAATTGTCGACCGGTGCTTTTAATTTTGTGTGTGCTCTATTCCTGATGATATGTCCAAAATGCTTTGCATCATACCTCTATCGAACGCCGGGAACATTTTGGGAGTTCCACTTGTAATGTCGGAAAATTCCAGATAGTCTGCTCCAAGATCGTCATGGAAACAGACGGTGAAGTCTTTGTTTTCCCGGAAGTGGAGATCTATCGTTCCGGTTGGATAGTTCCAGTACATTGTTCCATTTTTACAGGTCATATCCACGTTATAGTCTGTGGGTCCGTTGTCAGGGTGGTTAATGTGAGCACTGATAACGAACAGTAACATACCGTAAAAATACTGCTTTTTGCGTGCGCATATTTTCGCTGACAATAAGATGTTGTATTGGTACGTTTGCATTGAATGTAATATTAAGATTATAGACAAGTGTGCAATTCCTTCTGTAAAAGGaacataatgttatttatatgtctattgaatattttttttttttgaaaaaaaaaaaaaaaaaatcacggaAATATATTGACATCTTTAGTTTTTGAATAATTCATggaataaaatacataaatatcaaatagctaaaaaaaatatagacaTACTAAAAACGGTTCGTTCTGAACAATTGTTCGTGCTATATTTATTTAAGGTTCAAAGATTAATAAATCTTATTGTATTGGTTTAAAAATGTTATCATCCTGTGCAAACGCAACGTATGAAATGACGTCGACGTATGTGACGTCACCCCTGATTAGCTGAAATAGCGGCGTAATTTCACAGGTAAAATAGTTCCTGAAGAATttcacgattttttttaattaactgCAGGTAGAACCATTTCGCCTTTTAGGTGTCGTCGAGTTAAAAATGGGCACCATCAAACTGCGAGTACGTGTCATCAACTCTAACTGTTTACAAGTTATTCATAATACCgcacaaaataattattatgataattgcatgtgtaaattataaatatatcttacTGGCCATTTTCCGGATCTTGCGTACACCGGTCCTGGAATAAGAACCTCCTTGGGAGTCCCACAACCCCTCCCAGTATTACAAAGGCTAACACAGCTCTGGACAGTGACATCTTGGTTAAAGATCAGAAATGTAGACCAATCGAACGCACCTTATCTACAACTACCTAATAATACGAGGGTGAAGGCCATCTATAGTTATGTAGACTTTAGTAATATGTGATATTCTATGTTGTACgtgatttattttttacagaaaaaCGTGACATATGGGATATGCAATGTGTAACGCCCTATGAGTGAcatgtttatatgtatacatagcATATTTAATGTCAACATGTGTTTGCCGTGATCTACTCGTCATGACCTTTGACCCCGCTTATCTAGCCACACGACAACGCTCTTGCTTGTGGTTTCATTTATAAGGATATTGAGATATGACACAAGAATAGCTTTAATTCCATTGTATTTTATGTCATGTACATAATTAACACCAATATGGTCTAATAATATAGTTTTATTTGTAATGTAGAGGAGATATGGTTATACATTAGCCATGGTTTACGTCCTTTACAGAGTAACAGAGATGGTGATCATTGAAGGACGTTCTAGGGATTGGTGGCAGAAGAAACCGGAGTTCCCATAAATAACCACCGTCCTGAATTGGCAATTTACAACTATTACATGTCGGTCTTGACCTGAAGATCCACAGATACAGATACCTTTTTTGTGAACTCAAACATAACCACAAGCAATAATTCCTATAATCGTGATGATATGAATATACATGGGTATGCAACcatgttgtatatattataacattatGTATCATTCTAAAATACTATGCAATCTTACCTTCCCTAAATGAAAAGATATACAAATATCGCACGGTCGATATCGGTccgttttatttcaaatattttatttgatacgAAAACGAAGCCGTGTACGCGTGGAATGGAGCATGCATCTCGATAACGAGGTTATTGTTTACTGACGTCACACAGTAGGCTTTATTTGCATcatctgaaacaaaaacaaggacatagtcattcagatcccaatggagatatcaaagctgaagtaagtttgattgtggagacttatgtgtatgaaaaaaacaggaaaaaggaagttgagctaaagaaagatggagtataattcaagtagagcggggctgcaattgttgaatcaggtatacagccttgacatttatattagactgtatacacaaagatgggtggagttttgcaaagtaacatttaccatttaccatgatattttcagcaatgtttccatggtaacggaaaaagtgcaaaaatgaaaacctaaaaatagcaaaaggtactactagaccataaaaagaatgtgtctatgaagtttcatggaaaaatctctgctggttttagagttgtgctccggaaacgattcttacaaaaaaatctgccattttcagcaatgtttccatggttacagaaaaagagtacaaaaagtgaaaacctgaaaatagcaaaaggcacaactagaccataagactaatgtgcctatggagttcactgcatatatctcaactggTTTTCCAGTTacgctgcggaaacgaacctggtacaaaaatatgatattttcagcaaagtttccatggttacggaaaaagtgcaaaaaatgaaaacctaaaaatagcaaaaggcactactagaccatcagaacaatgtgtctatgaagtttcatggaaatatctctgcttgttttagagttgtgctacggaaacgattcttacacaaaaatctgccattttcagcaatgtttccatggtaacagaaaaaagtacaaaaagtgaaaaccttgaaatagcaaaaggcactactagaccataagaccaatgtgtctatgaagtttcatggaaatatctctgctggttttagagttgtgctccggaaacgattcttacacaaaaatctgccattttcagcaatgtttccatggttacagaaaaaaggacaaaaagtgaaaacctgaaaatagcaaaaggcactactagaccataagactaatgtgcctatagagttccgtgcatatatctcaaccggttttccagttatgctgcggaaacgaacctggtacaaaaatatgatattttcagcaatgtttccatggttacggaaaaagtgcaaaaaatgaaaacctaaaaatagcaaaaggcactactagactatcagaacaatgtgtctatgaagtttcacggaaatatctctgcttgttttagagttgtgctccggaaacgattcttacacaaaaatctgccattttcagcaatgtttccatggtaacagaaaaaagtacaaaaagtgaaaaccttaaaatagcaaaaggcactactagaccataagaccaatgtgtctatgaagtttcatggaaatatctctgctggttttagagttgtgctccggaaacggttcttacacaaaaatctgccattttcagcaatgttttcatggtaacagaaaaaagtacaaaaagtgaaaaccttgaaatagcaaaaggcactactagaccataagacaaatgtgtctatgaagtttcatggaaatatctctgctggttttagagttatgctccggaaaccattcgtacggacggacagacggaccgacggacggatggacggacggaacccatttgtatatcccccgccaacttcgttgggcgggggaaacaaaaataaaaactccGTCCAATTCCATGACGTCAAACAATTTAATTCGTGcattaaatgtcatttattttgttttattattacaaCGAACAGAAAACGATTATGTGTTAATTTTACCGTTGAACAACTGGCTGAAAAACAACTTTTGTCAATCATAGGGCAAAAAATTGAAATCCATAATGGATATTTGTGTATTGAACTCTATGAGAACTGGGAAGATGATGAAGAGGTGTTCAGTCGAAGAGGGTAATGAATTTTATACCTCCATGATACAATGTTGGGAATATCCTTGACCCTCCAGTAGTTATGTCCGATAGTTGTAGGACTCCAGTTCCTATCTCATCGCGAAAACAAACGACGAAGTCATGATCAGTCTTAAAATGGAGTCTAATTGTGCCGATCGGATAGTTCCAGTTGATGCTGCCATTTGTACAGGTCATGTCTACGTAAAAATCGGACGGCGCGTTGTCCGGATGGTGAATGTTGGttctaaacaaaataaaacacagcTATAGCAATTGAAactattatgaaaaaaaagttatcaGGAAGAAAACCAATACATAACTCAATATTTATTGATCCGGAATATTTACTCCGCTTTGGAAATTAACCACCCTTACATATTGTATACGATAAGGAATTGATGAGGAAACCTTTTGAAACAGGTTCATCTATGACAAGAACtttatcttttataatattcgatcttaatatttattgttttgtccTAATACTCATTTTATCAACTATGTCGGCACATGAAATCGAGGACTTACTCAAactgattattttttaatttaaaactttGGCGACATAATACAACGATATATCACTATACAGTAGGTGAGAGTGCCGGTATCACACGGAGACATGACACTGACATAATTTTCAAAAGCATGTATACTTGTATAGGATATTACGAAACCACTTTTAAAACCTTTCGCTCAAGATTAGAATTTAGGCAAAATGAAATCAAACCTACGATTAACCTACGATTTTGAGCGATCCTCGTTGACCTGAAGAAACCCACTAAAGGTGATTAGCTTATATATGTCTtgatttgtgatattttttttatttcttctttgCTGCAAAAAATGTAATTATCTTACCCTTCATTACTTTAGtgattaaataataaattattaaagaCATTTATGAAATTTTTGCAAGTCAgctttaaagaaaaatattttacattgattttaaatttgttgTTATACTATTATTAGCATACTGTATATTGCTTTAAAGTTTCGCGTGGTCAATATTTCGCGGTTTTTCTATAAGAGACATATACGCGGATGGTAATTTTTTTGGTTTATTGATTCCTATAATGAATCTATACGTATTCTTAGGCATGTTAATGATATTCTGATTATTTCGATGGTGTTTAGTATTAGGAAAATCACCCACTCGCGAATATTAAGCGTTACACAGTATATAAACACCTTTGGAACAACAAAGCGCAGTGCTCCTCATGAATggtatttaaaaatatacctaCTGGCCATTTTCTGGATCCTGAGCACAGCGATCGGTCTGAAACAGGAACCGTTTCGGGAGGCACAACACGCCACCAAAAACAGCAAAGACAAGTAATAGGTTTGTTAGAGTCATGTCGAATGTAGAACAGATATTCCCTTATCTATATAAAACGTGTAGGAATAACAAGTACAGCAGGTCAACGAGTGAAAAGAATCAACGACACATGCATTTTACAGgcttatttttatatacaaagtATATTCTAAAAGATAAGATTTAATTCTGAACATATTTTATCCCAAATGACACATGCTTGCATTTTACAGGTTTGATTATTCCCTCGATAAACCGGACATATTCGATCCCTGCCTAAATCGTCCGGATTACGAATATTCCGGACTGCCAGCTTTTTTATTCTTAGTTAATATGTCACGCTACATTATTCGTTCCCCGACATTTCCGTCCGGACTGAGAGTTTTCCGCGTTATCAGTATCCGGATTGTAGGGGGTTCACTGTTTCGTACGtttaaaaatgttgtttacagcgccgttacaacAAGTGTTCCTGTTTACATTCAATCACTCGATAGACACGTTGGCTGGTAGCTGATCTAGTAGGCTGGTAACTTATGCAGTAGATTAGATTTTAGATGGCATGTAACGAAGGCACTGATTGGCTGAAGCATCGGCAGCCCGACTGATTGCCCCCCGACTGACAAGATCGCCGACAACATTGAGAAGTAGGCGGAGCCAGCGGATCTTTGATGTTCATACCCGACTCTGTTGTGCAATGTATTTGATCACGTTGTGtactatttaattttttacaatgtatacattcaaTCACTGTATTGAAATTtcgttattgttttgtttcacttattaaGCGAATGTTTTCAGGATGTTTtgttcataattatatatataacttattgGCCATTTCTGTCGACTTCGGGGAGTATTCATACTGTAGCGTAACGTTATGTATCTACCAACGTTCCAATggatcaaacttttcattgtGTTTATTAATGTGTTGGGTTTAGATCTATTGTGTCCATtctaatgttacatgtaatatgtcaCAGCCGAATCTAGCTAATGTTgtaccttctgactgacttttccgctgCAAGGTCCGTTTGGTGTGGAAAATAAATCAGGTACGGCTGATAATAGATTATGTCTTATCAGAATGTATTCCGAACAAACACAGTTTTGATATATACTtggatgttagtaggggatgttattctaTTTGGAGACGTCGAGTTTGAATGCATTGcctaaatacatataatttatttgcGCGACCCTCACAGGTAATGTTCTCGGAGGTTGGCGCATGCGCggcggtagtttacaaaatgtcggTTGATTTTAGCCGAGAAATTGTCAACACTAGATTCAAATGCATCTCTCTGATTAAACACTGGtgataaaaagtttaaaaaaatatacgcCTACAGCTGGAATAGcatcccctactaacatccaggtatgtgtcaaagccATGTTTTatcggaatatattttgacaagacaCGATGGTCGGTCTTACATTGTACCCGATTTAGTTTCCCACACCTTGCGGTAAAGTTTTAATTAGTCAGAAGCAGGTGATTTCTTTTCCGTACAATATCTGACTGACTTTTTCACTACAACAGTAGCTCTTTCCATACGTACTTCACTGATTAGCGCTGATTTAGAGTCTATACatgaggtaattaaaatgtatttgtgtaatcTTTTTACATTATGAAGCTTACGATGCCAATCATTTTATGTAGTAATCGACGACAGACATTTCCAACTGTTTAGCTCCGCCCTTACATTGAAGCGACAGCCAATGAGAGTCGTGCTTACACAGCTTGTTGAATGTCGTTGGCAAACTGACTAGCTACCATGCAACCTGACTAGCTACATGTACCAATCAACTGAACCACCTACTAGACTGGCCGTCACACGTACGCTTattgtaacggcgctgtaaTATTGAACACATTTCGTCCTTAGTACCACATGCTTGTATTTTACAGGTTTAATTGTAGATAGTAAGTATATGCTTAAAGGTAATGATACTGTTTAATTTTCAGCAGATTTCGTCCGAGTAACGGATAGATTCGTTAGAAAACACCATAGAATggacacactatcacaaggaacTACAACACAAATAAACCACGGTCaaaatacagaatgaaacatCATAACCGCAACACATTGCTGAGTTGTTGGTTGGTTTTCctacgtcctatttacagctgGGATCATTTCCGAACGACCTCTCCTGTATGCGAAAATTGCGGATTGTTTTTGTGAATGTGTATATTTTGAAAgtctgtggtatattcgtgttgtgtcacTTTGCAATAGTGGAAACTCTTGCCcgatttatagtgctatcttactggaGTATACCGCCTGAGACATCGGCCAGCACGtaccactcggtcacattatactgtagACCTCCATCTATCTGATTAGTCATCCGGTCTAGTTTAAGGCCTTTTGCAACATTTAGGCAAAATAATTTTACGAAACCGTTATTAGTTCACTcaagtataaaaaaataatcaaatatgtataaattataacTTCAATTGTTCCAATTTGTTTACTTTGTGATGGGCTGGTGAAGctttttgattaaaaaaagatgaaattggGTCCGTCAGGTGGTTCTTATAGATCAATAAAAAGTCAACTAGGCAGTTTTAGTATTTAGTACATACTTTATTTTCCAATATTACTTTTTTCGCGCAATTGTACAAAACAGTGAGAAACATTTAGCACGGGGGCGTTGTGTACAAAGGTTTAATAACgagaaacaaaatatgatattgtgTCGTGATCAAGTTTTAATGTTGAGatgattgtttttattagtgGACACTCTTAATTcataacaaattatattatCAATAGTAATTACACTtaacaattaatgaaaatgtaaactctgaataattaaattttttctCCCTTATCTTAGAAATTAATCTAACTAAGGAAGATAAATTATTCAAGCGTAACGAAGAATCAGATTAAGTGTTAGTACAAAGTTGGTTTTTTAGATTCAATAATGATACATCATGTCTTTTGTATGCACATATACTCATACCATGATGTTAGCATTATtctctgtgtgtgtgtgtgtgtgtgtgtgtctgaaCATCATAAATTActatcattttgaaaaaaaatatgatttcatCTTAATGATTTTGTTACAATCACTCACTCATTCAATGCTGATATCACGTCATACGACGGGAGTTAAAAACTGCATGCTCTACGATCACTTTCAGGTCGTTAAATATCATATCTCAAATGATAACATCCATCCTAGAATCATACAGGAAATGAGAATGACAGGTATTTTGTGAGTAGTACTTGTCCCAGAAATACTGTTGCCATGTTTGACAACGGTGGGAGACGGTGTTGTCAAGGACGCTTGAGTAGAGTCTGTGCTGTTGTCATGGAAACCGTCGTCGTCTATCAGTTGGCTGTAGAAGTTAGCCGATTGCCTAGCAGTACGCGTCTTGTTGGCAGATTTAAAATCGACACTGTACAGACCATACTTCTTAGTGTAGCCTCCTTCCCAGTCAAAGTTATCCATTAATGACCAGACGAAGTAAccttgaactttgaccttatcCAAGGTTATTGCTGTAAATAGtacaatcaaaataataaatctaATTATGTGTTGTCTACGTTCTACAGACATTTTGTAATACGTGTATACTGCCAAGaggcaaaaatctttaaacagaaaatcAACGGGTATTTGCCCCTATTTAACgtgttaatttgtttttggtCATGGTTTTCTTTTAGCAAAGTGGAAATGGCTTTCTTGCGAAAATACTAAGAACACAAATTGCTGTACTAATGGACGTATGCAACAGTACCTGTTGATATATAGTCAAACTTGCCtaagcgaccacctctgtacaaagACTATCTGTTTAATAAGATCACAGTATTATGGttccaaatggtcaatttcaacacaatgtGACCTGTGTATAACGACCACTTCACTTTAGCGACCATTTTTCTTAGTACCTTGGGTggtgtttatagacaggttcaATTTGTAATTAAGATGACACtaacatataacttaccctTAATAACCTGATTGACGTTCTGTTTGAGGTATTCTATCCGTTCCGTGTCCTCTAGTTGACCTGTTGTGTCGGATACCCCATTTTCTGTGATGTAGATTGGGGTTGCGGCGTATGATTGGTGGAGCCAGTTTAACACACGCCTAAGTCCTTCTGTTTTCCTGGAGCTACTGAGATTAATGAGGTTCATTTCAGTATAACCACACTAACATTAATGTTCCTAACGTATTTGTGCATGGTATAATTTTGTCcgttttcagaaaaaaaaccatgataACTTTCGATTATTCCAATTCTAGAATATTGGGAATGCATTACAAATTCTAATAAATGTCCTGAAATTGATTACtaatgttttactgtaactTGAAGTTCAACCTATACGGATAAATCCtaataatcaatattatatgtttgtACGTCTAAACCATATCGTAATATCAGGAAACAGTATCATATCCAATCCCATGTATTTGAGATTTTTGCATTAGAAATGATTTCATTTAATGGATCTCTTACCCAGTGGAAGTGTTCGCGACACTGATATTCACGTTCATATCTGAGAAGTAAGGAAGGGATTTTGGCGATGAAGATTCGCTATCTGTTACCATAACAGAGTTGTAGTAATTTATACCCAGAAAGTCTGCAGATCCTTAAAATAAACAATCCagttttaaattataattagttTAAAATGCATTTAGTGCTTTTTTTTGCTTTTCTGTTCACTTTTGTTTGCAATAAGATTAAGAATTGCAAGGCATTGCTGACAACTGAACAATGGACAATAGTTCATTAGTATTAAAGCGATTCATCAGCAATATGTTGTTACTAGTTAAAACAAGTCACAGCATataaaatattgtagaaaatgGGAATACTGTGAGTATTTAGCacattttataaatgaaatcGAAAAACATAAACTAGGAATATatagataactctttaatacaAATTAGCGCAAATGTCATAATCGTAAACTTGTTCGAAAGAAAACTcaatcaataaaacaaatatatttctgttcgtTTTGTTTTGCATATTGGCGTGCACGTGATAAACACGCGCATAACAGACGACACGCAAACAAGATGACAGCATTGTGAACAAGATAATGTCAATCCTCGTTCTAATGAAGTTCGATATTTTTCTATATGTGAACATTTAATATTCAATAAATTGGAGACTCCCATTTGAGGAGATGATATCAGAATAGCAAAACAATGCATGGCATATATACCTTTTATCATCATTTGATTTCCTCTGTGGTGAAGGTTGGTAATCTGCTGTCGAGATTGTTTTCTCTTAAACTGTTTTCAAGAATGGAATTCTGCATTACGATTGGGTAATTGCCATCCTTAAAAATCGGGTTGGCGAACCAGCCTATCATGTACTGAAGCATGCGCTCTGACGCTTGTAAATCCTGTTCACTCGATTGGTTCATTGGTTCACCCCATGGAGCTGTAAGTGATATCCCCAGCTTACCTGAAAATATAGGGATGGCATAATTCGTTAAATCATACTATTTTGCTAttcaaaacaaatgtaataacaTTTCTCTTTTTAATTATCAAAGATAATATTCTTGTCGAcgaattgaaaataaaaatataagataGCCCGAGATATACACTGTCCTCCAAAAGCTGTGTCATGTATGccttttttacaaatatacataattaaagtacagaaatatgTCAACTTTGCAATGCATGCATCagtatgtattatttataaacTGATGTATCTTCTCTAACTAATGAATAGCTTTTTCCAGAGTTTTCTCAGAAATAAACTGTAAGCAAATTTTAACAGATGTTACAGAAcctttggagggcagtgtattaaccctccccccccccaaaacaaaaagcaaaaaaacCATGACAATTAAACAAGGACATTTGGAATCGCTTTTGGCCAACCTGGTATCATTCTGGAGGGTCAGACAGTTTGGACTACCCTTCATGGTGAGTTTGGTATATCCGACCCTGGGATCAGGCCTTTTACACTCACCTTTTTGGTAAGGTTGGTATTTCAGACTATATTGGTGGTAAGCGGCAGCATGAGCTAGTAACAAATTATGAGCCGCTCTGTAAACGTTTTTGTCTCGTTCCCCTGGAGCCAGTGTCCCCAGACCATAGCCCTTTACTGCTATAGAATAGGGATCAGATATTGATATCCAGGTCTTCACCTATAGGATGAAGTGAAAatgaatcaataaataaattcacaatcaattttgtttagtcgattatttttcattttaaagttgtattgctgctaatttcactgtaacgatatgtaacttaaatatttgatatttaaacattgacatgtaacttgatgatttagctccccaaaagcatatgtcggccaataagagagccgaaatctaggaatcatatattcctggttttgaataaagcgccttcaatcaccgccatgttcagtgacttcgggttttgtcggattcctaatcgtatcacgtgactgacgttcgacacgacctgcacgtggtgagccaggtaatctagcgtaagcacacatgtgtttgtttacgttttccttctggcctatatgagcaaataatgctggtatatgtccacagattgagtatttgaaacatccaatttacacattaccgtaaaatgttgtgtgtatcaaatattgtaatgtgcgagcattattttctttgtagatagagtctgatgaggtcgaccacatgttttgtttatgaaaaattgttgatattttctcttggtttcacaactctcgttttacttcgagattgcgacgatgttcggaagagttcggaatgattcggcat from Argopecten irradians isolate NY unplaced genomic scaffold, Ai_NY scaffold_0796, whole genome shotgun sequence includes these protein-coding regions:
- the LOC138313633 gene encoding uncharacterized protein, whose translation is MSLSRAVLAFVILGGVVGLPRRFLFQDRCTQDPENGHAHINHPDNGPTDYNVDMTCKNGTMYWNYPTGTIDLHFRENKDFTVCFHDDLGADYLEFSDITSGTPKMFPAFDRADPDKAYCLTSVNHVLVIRMHAPMQTYMASMSYYFAN
- the LOC138313634 gene encoding uncharacterized protein, yielding MTLTNLLLVFAVFGGVLCLPKRFLFQTDRCAQDPENGQTNIHHPDNAPSDFYVDMTCTNGSINWNYPIGTIRLHFKTDHDFVVCFRDEIGTGVLQLSDITTGGSRIFPTLYHGDDANKAYCVTSVNNNLVIEMHAPFHAYTASFSYQIKYLK